One part of the Mariniblastus fucicola genome encodes these proteins:
- a CDS encoding DUF1553 domain-containing protein: MTLRSVLVCQFIILGAVSFVSLREVAAQEVSFNRDVRPILSDKCFHCHGPDADNQESDFRLDTRDHALDAIEPGSIEDSELHERVYADDDSVMPPADAPRQLTDAEKSTLKRWIEQGAEFEGHWAFEPVPGSIEVPEVDDASWTRNAIDHFILDAMTKEGMQPNVPASREKWLRRVTFDLTGLPPTLEQIDAFLADESEDAFEKVVDRLLESEECAERLTSEWLDVARYSDSYGFQRDDERYVWPYRDWVIRAFKQNMPYDQFVSWQLAGDLMENPTRDQIVATAFNRLHSHKKEGGVAVEEFRVENVADRTHTFSAAFMGLTMECARCHDHKYDPTKTKEYYQLSSFFANVDENGLISYFTDAVPTPAAPLPTKSQQEELKKAEAEIANAESEYASVIAGQEQAFQQWLKQDSKDIDPIPRRIAKLSFDQPVAVVEKKDDKKEEPSSDAKSKPEIVEVDPDADTKTEKPWDKTAQKIVDGPFGKAIELTGDDPVTFPGVGRFERHQPFTVSIWIKTNELKDRGVIWRRSRGWDDAGSVGYELVKLGNKLSAKMCHFWPGNAIDVETDAILEKDRWYHVAVSYDGSSKAAGLKIYVDGKPAGTKIVKDHLTRQVSRWRGGFDDFAIGSRYRDRGFKDGQVDEFQMFDRELAPIEIAMLSQPSATHDASLADHKKDHEQARQWYFAAYSKPAAEAREKLKQARAKWNGIMDSVPAITVMRETDSPRDTFLLERGVYDAHGEKVSPATPAFLPEFPADAPKNRLGLARWITSPDHPLTARVTVNRYWQMMFANGLVRTPEDFGLQSEMPSHPELLDWLARDFVSSGWDVRRMLKKMALSSTYRQSATVARGVRDRDPENRLLARAPGNRLTAEMLRDGVLFVSGQLKQKVGGPPVKPYDVALAYNPLKVDTGDALYRRSLYTYWKRSSPAPVMMTMDASKRDVCRLRREVTASPLQALVLLNGTQFVEASKVLAEKLLKQHDGDAEKIIQEAFRLMTSRTASSEEIRILETLYEEQLKEFEASPEQATKLLQTGQATAGDDVGAPELAAATVLVNAILNLDESVRLR; the protein is encoded by the coding sequence ATGACGCTTCGTTCCGTACTCGTTTGTCAATTCATCATTCTCGGTGCTGTAAGTTTCGTATCGCTCCGGGAAGTCGCGGCTCAGGAAGTCTCTTTCAACCGCGACGTTCGTCCGATCCTCTCGGACAAGTGTTTCCATTGTCACGGGCCGGATGCCGACAATCAGGAGTCCGACTTTCGCCTCGACACGCGTGACCATGCACTCGACGCGATCGAACCAGGAAGCATTGAAGACAGCGAACTGCACGAGCGAGTTTACGCCGATGACGATTCGGTAATGCCGCCGGCAGACGCTCCTCGACAGTTGACTGATGCAGAGAAGAGCACACTCAAGAGGTGGATCGAACAGGGCGCCGAATTTGAAGGCCATTGGGCGTTCGAGCCTGTGCCAGGTTCCATCGAGGTGCCCGAAGTAGATGATGCGTCCTGGACCAGGAACGCGATCGATCACTTTATTCTTGACGCAATGACAAAAGAGGGAATGCAGCCCAACGTTCCCGCTTCTCGCGAAAAATGGTTGCGGCGAGTCACTTTCGACCTGACCGGTTTGCCGCCGACGTTGGAACAGATCGATGCGTTTCTGGCGGATGAATCGGAGGATGCGTTCGAGAAAGTCGTCGATCGTTTGCTTGAGAGCGAAGAGTGTGCCGAACGTTTGACCAGCGAGTGGCTCGACGTTGCGAGGTATTCGGACTCGTACGGATTTCAACGCGATGACGAACGTTACGTCTGGCCGTATCGCGACTGGGTGATTCGCGCGTTCAAGCAAAACATGCCCTACGATCAGTTTGTTTCCTGGCAGCTGGCCGGCGACCTGATGGAAAATCCGACTCGGGATCAAATCGTCGCGACGGCGTTCAACCGTCTGCACTCGCACAAGAAAGAAGGCGGCGTGGCCGTTGAAGAATTCCGTGTTGAAAACGTGGCCGATCGAACGCATACTTTTTCGGCAGCGTTCATGGGACTGACGATGGAATGTGCTCGCTGTCACGATCACAAATATGATCCAACGAAAACGAAGGAGTACTATCAGCTCAGTTCTTTCTTCGCCAACGTGGATGAAAACGGATTGATTTCCTACTTCACCGATGCGGTTCCAACTCCCGCCGCTCCGCTGCCCACCAAATCGCAACAAGAGGAATTGAAAAAGGCAGAAGCAGAAATCGCCAACGCGGAAAGCGAATACGCAAGCGTGATCGCTGGCCAGGAACAAGCGTTTCAGCAATGGTTGAAGCAAGATTCAAAAGACATCGATCCGATTCCCCGTCGCATCGCGAAACTGAGCTTTGATCAACCCGTCGCGGTTGTTGAAAAGAAAGATGACAAGAAAGAAGAGCCTTCGTCGGACGCGAAATCGAAACCGGAGATCGTAGAAGTCGATCCTGATGCGGACACGAAAACGGAAAAGCCATGGGACAAGACTGCGCAGAAAATCGTCGACGGTCCTTTTGGAAAAGCCATCGAACTAACCGGCGACGATCCTGTCACATTCCCGGGTGTTGGCCGATTTGAGCGTCATCAACCGTTTACCGTTTCCATCTGGATCAAAACGAACGAGCTCAAGGATCGCGGCGTGATTTGGCGACGGTCTCGTGGTTGGGATGACGCGGGCAGTGTTGGCTACGAACTGGTGAAGCTCGGCAACAAGCTGAGCGCGAAGATGTGCCATTTCTGGCCTGGCAACGCGATCGATGTTGAAACCGATGCGATCCTGGAAAAAGATCGTTGGTATCACGTCGCTGTTTCGTATGACGGGTCGAGCAAGGCGGCTGGGCTTAAAATTTACGTCGATGGAAAACCGGCTGGAACGAAAATCGTCAAGGATCATTTGACTCGCCAGGTTTCCAGGTGGCGCGGTGGCTTTGACGACTTCGCGATCGGAAGCCGCTATCGAGATCGCGGTTTCAAGGACGGGCAGGTCGATGAGTTTCAGATGTTCGATCGTGAGTTGGCACCGATCGAGATTGCGATGCTGAGCCAGCCTTCTGCAACACATGACGCTTCGCTTGCGGATCACAAGAAAGACCACGAACAGGCACGGCAATGGTACTTCGCGGCGTATTCGAAACCTGCTGCTGAAGCTCGTGAGAAACTTAAACAGGCCCGTGCCAAGTGGAACGGCATCATGGATTCCGTACCGGCAATCACGGTGATGCGAGAAACGGACTCGCCGCGAGATACGTTTTTGCTCGAGCGCGGTGTCTACGATGCGCATGGCGAAAAAGTTTCTCCGGCCACGCCGGCGTTCCTGCCAGAGTTTCCCGCTGATGCACCAAAGAATCGGCTCGGGTTGGCCCGATGGATCACGTCCCCCGATCATCCTCTGACAGCACGCGTGACAGTGAATCGGTATTGGCAAATGATGTTTGCCAACGGCCTGGTGAGAACGCCGGAGGATTTTGGGTTGCAGAGCGAAATGCCTTCGCATCCGGAACTGCTCGACTGGCTGGCTCGTGATTTTGTGTCCAGCGGTTGGGACGTGCGTCGCATGTTGAAAAAAATGGCGTTGTCGTCAACTTACCGGCAAAGTGCCACAGTGGCGCGAGGAGTTCGCGATCGCGATCCGGAGAATCGACTTCTGGCCCGAGCGCCGGGCAATCGGTTGACTGCAGAAATGCTGCGAGACGGAGTCCTGTTTGTCAGCGGGCAGTTGAAACAAAAAGTCGGTGGTCCGCCGGTGAAGCCTTACGATGTCGCGTTGGCTTACAATCCGTTGAAAGTCGACACCGGCGATGCCCTCTATCGCCGCAGTCTGTATACATACTGGAAACGTTCGTCGCCCGCGCCGGTGATGATGACGATGGATGCCAGCAAGCGCGATGTCTGCCGTTTGCGCCGCGAAGTCACAGCGTCTCCGTTGCAAGCCCTTGTTTTGCTTAACGGAACCCAGTTTGTGGAGGCGTCGAAAGTTCTGGCCGAGAAGTTGCTCAAACAGCACGATGGTGATGCTGAGAAAATTATCCAGGAAGCATTTCGATTGATGACCAGCCGGACTGCGTCGTCGGAAGAGATCCGAATTCTGGAGACATTGTACGAAGAGCAGTTGAAGGAGTTCGAAGCGTCTCCCGAACAGGCGACTAA
- a CDS encoding helix-turn-helix domain-containing protein — protein sequence MSNSSSLSTQGKAFRERFFQLNPTAKSVIDLFRFLPSVYFYAKDTRHRYVGANQATLTHIFGLEKEDDLLGRTDADFQPSVLAQAYHAEDLRVMESRQTIPNRVWLVPHVRGTPQWFVSSKTPLLDVAEKVIGIAGVMYPIKTPQEQANYFQELLPVINFIDANFTSTISMSHMAEIAGLSTTHFNQRFKSILQMSPSAYVLSRRIQMALKLLVETDYSISDVGATVGFYDQSHFTRRFKKIMGMTPNAYRAEYR from the coding sequence ATGTCTAATTCTTCCTCACTATCGACGCAAGGCAAGGCGTTTCGGGAGCGTTTCTTTCAGCTAAACCCGACGGCAAAGTCCGTTATCGATCTGTTTCGCTTTCTTCCATCGGTCTATTTCTACGCGAAAGACACGCGACATCGATACGTCGGAGCCAACCAGGCGACGTTGACTCACATCTTCGGACTTGAGAAAGAAGATGACTTGTTAGGTCGCACCGACGCCGACTTTCAGCCTAGCGTTCTGGCTCAGGCCTATCACGCGGAAGACCTCCGCGTCATGGAGAGTCGGCAAACAATCCCCAACCGTGTTTGGTTGGTGCCGCACGTTCGCGGTACGCCACAGTGGTTTGTTTCGTCGAAAACGCCGCTGCTTGACGTTGCCGAAAAAGTTATTGGAATCGCCGGCGTGATGTATCCAATCAAAACGCCTCAGGAACAGGCCAACTATTTTCAGGAGCTATTGCCCGTAATCAACTTCATTGACGCGAACTTCACTTCGACAATTTCGATGAGCCACATGGCCGAGATTGCCGGGCTTTCAACGACTCACTTCAATCAACGATTCAAGTCGATTTTGCAGATGTCGCCTTCGGCCTACGTGCTTTCGCGACGCATTCAAATGGCTTTGAAACTGTTGGTCGAAACCGATTACTCGATCAGCGACGTCGGAGCAACCGTTGGTTTCTACGACCAGAGCCACTTTACCAGACGCTTCAAGAAAATCATGGGCATGACGCCCAATGCGTATCGCGCGGAATACCGTTGA
- a CDS encoding alpha/beta hydrolase translates to MNRIKLSPLATTEIETKPVEDPNPSVFSTAELASAFRRRAEGEFSLFVPMHYTNSYAYPLILWLHQDGSQCSEIQKLMPDVSVRNHVAIAPQSGFSHSSPIAWPNCEESVEAAYESVMAAVDHAQLRFNINSNRIFLAGAGTGGTMAFRIAFERPDVFAGVISVDGPMETEHVPLRDWHRCRDLNVLLANFRDSQSYDENELCHHLRLLHVAGFSTTVRRYPGSATLSSNVLADIDRWIMEQIKSAIT, encoded by the coding sequence ATGAATCGGATCAAACTTAGCCCACTGGCTACGACAGAAATTGAGACCAAGCCTGTCGAAGATCCGAACCCCTCGGTTTTCTCTACTGCCGAGTTGGCATCCGCATTTCGCCGTCGCGCGGAAGGCGAATTTTCTCTGTTTGTGCCGATGCACTACACCAACAGCTACGCCTATCCGCTGATACTGTGGCTGCATCAGGATGGTTCTCAGTGCAGCGAAATTCAAAAGCTGATGCCGGACGTGAGCGTTCGAAACCATGTCGCCATCGCGCCGCAGTCCGGTTTTTCGCACTCGTCGCCGATTGCGTGGCCCAACTGTGAAGAATCGGTAGAGGCCGCGTATGAGTCCGTGATGGCTGCTGTGGATCATGCCCAGCTACGATTCAACATCAACAGTAACCGGATTTTTCTCGCTGGTGCAGGCACTGGTGGGACGATGGCGTTTCGAATCGCTTTCGAGCGACCGGATGTTTTTGCGGGAGTCATTTCTGTTGATGGACCAATGGAAACCGAACATGTTCCGCTTCGTGACTGGCATCGTTGCCGCGATTTGAATGTGCTGTTGGCCAACTTTCGCGATTCGCAGAGCTACGACGAAAACGAACTCTGCCATCATCTTCGCCTGCTGCATGTCGCCGGATTTTCCACAACGGTCCGCCGCTATCCCGGTTCGGCTACGTTGAGCAGCAACGTCCTTGCTGATATCGACCGCTGGATCATGGAGCAGATTAAATCTGCGATTACCTAA
- a CDS encoding malate dehydrogenase produces MKAPVRVTVTGAAGNISYSILFRIAAGNMLGPDQPVILQCLEIPPAMGALNGVVMELNDCAFPLLHDIVATDDANVGFKDADFALLVGAMPRKKGMLRKDLLTANSKIFSAQGKAINDNAKEDCRVLVVGNPANTNALITMANAPKIKHGNITAMTRLDHNRAISQLADKTGVASTDIKKMTIWGNHSATQYPDISQTTVDGKDATTLVDTDWYRDDFIPKVQQRGAAIIEARGASSAASAASAAIDHMRDWALGTAEGDWVSMAIPSDGSYGVPEGLIYSYPVTCSGGEYSIVQDLPIDEFSRERMDATANELSEEQDDVKDLL; encoded by the coding sequence ATGAAAGCCCCCGTTAGAGTCACCGTAACCGGCGCAGCCGGAAATATCAGCTACAGCATCCTGTTCCGAATCGCCGCCGGCAACATGTTGGGACCGGATCAGCCCGTCATTCTGCAGTGCCTGGAAATTCCGCCAGCAATGGGAGCACTCAATGGAGTTGTGATGGAGCTGAACGATTGTGCGTTTCCGCTGCTGCACGACATCGTGGCCACGGACGACGCGAATGTGGGCTTCAAGGATGCGGACTTTGCTCTTCTCGTCGGTGCGATGCCACGCAAGAAAGGCATGCTTCGCAAAGACCTGCTGACCGCGAACTCGAAAATCTTCTCCGCGCAAGGCAAAGCCATCAACGACAACGCCAAAGAAGACTGTCGCGTGCTGGTTGTCGGCAACCCTGCGAATACGAATGCTCTGATCACAATGGCCAACGCGCCGAAAATCAAGCATGGCAATATCACGGCCATGACACGACTGGATCACAATCGTGCGATCAGCCAACTGGCAGACAAAACAGGCGTGGCGTCGACTGATATTAAGAAGATGACGATCTGGGGCAACCATTCGGCGACTCAGTATCCCGACATCAGCCAAACAACGGTCGACGGCAAAGATGCAACCACGCTGGTCGACACGGATTGGTATCGCGATGACTTCATTCCCAAAGTTCAGCAACGTGGTGCTGCGATCATCGAAGCCCGTGGCGCGTCAAGCGCTGCATCGGCAGCGAGTGCGGCGATCGACCATATGCGAGATTGGGCATTGGGAACCGCAGAAGGCGATTGGGTCAGCATGGCGATCCCGAGCGACGGAAGCTATGGCGTTCCCGAAGGCCTGATCTACAGCTATCCGGTGACTTGCAGCGGAGGCGAATATTCGATTGTTCAGGATCTTCCCATCGACGAATTCAGCCGCGAACGGATGGACGCGACCGCGAACGAGCTTTCTGAAGAGCAAGACGACGTCAAGGATCTCTTGTAG
- a CDS encoding BBP7 family outer membrane beta-barrel protein — protein MKRIAIFTAAAFSFSSLAFSCGTASAQEFPSTGHGSFNGAIEIPEAITSPLPPMPGTAAQSVVAPNSPPTSVQPAPGIAPQTYLPQAIPAQRAPAQAVPPQQFSQAPAAQAHGEVFSSPSQIQTFSIPASQPAPQSVIAPQTQYFAAEPTGQAVPMPSEMMVSQSDSNCGCADGSCQGFVIDESQFPQERRQTKRQKLFQRTPKSNDSCTSCAAALPSPVPQFEEAVRPRSNGSVYSTVGVSGLLFDRSHGNNQDFSTNAGGELLSSDNAVNDVLAGIDAVVARRRVTGRGWEARYLGLYPSDESIQIGNNASTLLPGLAQIGTSVSGNDPNAFLTGPSASSFYNSADTHVLTRQTELNNLEFNFLKNSQPRFRACSTELLLGFRYFHFAETLLYEAVDVPQGDPNFPSPESVGYFSSTENHLLGLQIGARSDYQIRRRLMLHVGVKAGAFNNSINTRQRVDYRMADGSVINPTVAGGTLSGERFDIGAEDDVKSILGEVDLSVSLQVSGSSRVRVGYRAMGVTDIAFASNQIQDDFTDASGLTMPNADGDLVTQGGYFGLEFAY, from the coding sequence ATGAAACGAATTGCAATTTTCACTGCCGCAGCATTCTCATTCTCCTCACTCGCGTTCTCATGCGGAACCGCTTCGGCCCAGGAATTCCCATCCACCGGCCATGGATCGTTCAATGGAGCGATCGAAATTCCGGAAGCGATCACCAGCCCGCTGCCTCCGATGCCAGGAACCGCGGCTCAGTCCGTGGTCGCTCCCAACAGCCCACCGACCAGCGTCCAACCAGCTCCTGGTATCGCCCCGCAAACCTATTTGCCGCAGGCGATTCCCGCCCAGAGAGCTCCAGCTCAGGCTGTCCCTCCGCAGCAGTTTTCGCAAGCTCCCGCCGCACAGGCGCACGGCGAAGTGTTCTCGTCTCCGTCACAGATCCAGACGTTCTCAATACCTGCATCGCAACCGGCACCTCAATCCGTCATCGCACCGCAGACCCAGTACTTCGCGGCCGAGCCAACCGGTCAAGCTGTTCCAATGCCATCGGAGATGATGGTTTCGCAATCTGATTCCAACTGCGGATGCGCAGACGGATCCTGCCAGGGATTTGTGATCGACGAGTCGCAGTTCCCACAGGAACGCCGTCAAACGAAGCGACAGAAATTGTTCCAGCGAACTCCGAAATCCAACGACTCCTGCACAAGCTGTGCGGCAGCACTTCCAAGCCCTGTTCCTCAGTTTGAAGAAGCCGTTCGTCCGCGGTCAAACGGATCGGTGTACTCAACGGTTGGCGTTTCAGGATTGTTGTTCGATCGCAGCCACGGAAACAATCAGGACTTCTCGACGAATGCAGGAGGCGAACTTTTGTCCTCTGACAATGCAGTCAACGACGTCCTGGCCGGAATCGATGCGGTCGTCGCCCGTCGTCGAGTAACCGGACGAGGCTGGGAAGCTCGCTACCTTGGACTGTACCCTTCGGACGAGTCGATTCAAATCGGAAACAACGCCAGCACCCTACTACCGGGTCTGGCTCAGATCGGAACTTCTGTCAGCGGAAATGACCCGAACGCTTTCCTGACAGGTCCTTCGGCGAGCAGTTTCTACAACAGTGCGGACACGCATGTGTTGACGCGTCAGACTGAACTGAACAACCTTGAGTTCAACTTTCTGAAGAACTCCCAACCGCGATTTCGAGCCTGTTCAACAGAGCTGTTGCTTGGGTTCCGCTACTTTCACTTCGCCGAAACATTGTTGTACGAAGCAGTCGACGTTCCGCAAGGAGATCCCAACTTCCCCAGCCCGGAAAGCGTTGGATACTTCTCCAGTACAGAAAACCATTTGCTCGGTTTGCAAATCGGTGCCCGTTCGGACTATCAGATCCGCCGCCGCCTGATGTTGCACGTCGGCGTGAAAGCTGGTGCATTCAACAACAGCATCAACACACGTCAACGCGTCGACTATCGCATGGCAGACGGCAGCGTGATCAATCCAACCGTCGCCGGTGGGACGCTTTCAGGCGAACGGTTCGATATCGGAGCCGAAGACGATGTGAAATCGATTCTTGGCGAAGTCGACCTTTCAGTTTCGCTGCAGGTTTCTGGCAGCTCTCGAGTCCGCGTGGGTTACCGGGCGATGGGCGTGACCGACATTGCTTTCGCCAGCAACCAAATCCAGGACGACTTCACAGACGCTTCGGGGCTGACCATGCCCAACGCAGATGGCGATCTCGTCACTCAGGGCGGCTACTTCGGACTTGAGTTCGCGTATTAA
- a CDS encoding DNA gyrase/topoisomerase IV subunit A, producing MAKRQPSKKKSTRKATPRRSSKKTTSRKSGGGNGNGSGTLFDDMDDDGEDGLTTIPLRLAAQSRYLNYSLSVITSRALPDVRDGLKPVQRRILYTMGESRLFHTAKHRKCAKVVGDVMGNLHPHGDSSIYDALVRVAQPFSLRIPLVDGSGNFGSVDGDNAAAMRYTECRLTRISSEVLTDLSTRTVPFKANYDGTREEPVVLPSRIPNLLVNGATGIAVGMATNIPSHNLKEVCNALLKLLKDPEIKAYQLVANDAVHGPDFPTGGQVINSKEELREIYATGHGSLTIRGTSKVVSAGKGAKGKVLQIDSIPYGVNKANLVESINQMVFSGKLPLVVEARDLSTDDTRIDLPLKKDADPDKVLAFLYKNTKFQVNFGVNLTCLVPTENPEVGAPARLGLKEILWYFLQFRLDVITKRLENELAKLEKRLHILQGFLTVFDALDEIIRIIRRSDGKADAAKKIMKRFPVGKGKDGLDEDQTEAILELKLYRLAKLEINLIQDEFNEKQKRARQIRKLLKENTDDTNSSGRWKIVREEIQTILTEYCKDKTAKRRTVIEAAEAQVEYSEEDFIVAEDCHILITKDGWVKRQKQIADPSKSRVRGGDSVLAVVAGSTRATIGFFSSMGFCYTARMIDIPASTGFGDPIQKLFKLKDGEKIISALSFDTRVIGDIKEDPKDVYLPEVHGLAASSDGYALRFSLQPHSEASTKSGRRFARVKTGAELVGVYAITADETILAITANCRAMVCPSEEINFLSGPGRGVMLIKVGKGDKLLGFKPSTGDRDLLVVETNRGAQKTISTTKYRTTSRGGKGNEIQKNGKIAKIVEPPVEAPPELKPLKK from the coding sequence GTGGCGAAACGCCAGCCCAGCAAGAAAAAATCGACCCGTAAAGCGACGCCCCGCCGCAGCTCCAAAAAGACGACCTCCCGAAAATCTGGTGGCGGTAACGGCAATGGATCCGGTACGCTCTTCGACGACATGGACGACGATGGCGAAGACGGCCTGACGACGATCCCGCTCCGTCTCGCCGCTCAGTCGCGATATCTGAACTACTCGCTTTCGGTCATCACCAGCCGCGCTCTGCCCGACGTTCGGGACGGGCTCAAACCAGTTCAGCGCCGCATTCTGTACACGATGGGCGAGTCGCGACTGTTCCACACGGCAAAGCATCGCAAGTGTGCCAAAGTCGTCGGTGACGTGATGGGTAACCTGCACCCGCACGGCGACAGCTCGATCTATGATGCGCTCGTTCGTGTCGCTCAGCCATTCTCGCTTCGCATCCCGCTCGTCGACGGCAGCGGAAACTTCGGTTCGGTCGACGGAGACAACGCGGCCGCGATGCGTTACACCGAATGTCGGCTGACCCGGATCTCCAGCGAAGTCCTGACCGATCTTTCGACGCGAACGGTCCCCTTTAAAGCTAACTACGACGGGACGCGAGAAGAACCAGTCGTCCTTCCGTCGCGAATCCCGAACCTGTTGGTCAACGGAGCCACCGGAATCGCGGTCGGCATGGCGACGAACATCCCGTCGCACAACCTGAAAGAAGTCTGCAACGCGTTGCTGAAACTTCTCAAGGATCCGGAAATCAAAGCTTACCAGCTGGTCGCCAACGACGCGGTGCACGGCCCGGACTTCCCTACCGGTGGCCAGGTGATTAACTCGAAAGAGGAACTTCGCGAAATCTACGCGACCGGACATGGCTCGTTGACCATTCGCGGCACCTCGAAAGTCGTCTCGGCGGGCAAAGGCGCCAAGGGCAAAGTCCTGCAGATCGATTCGATTCCTTACGGCGTGAACAAAGCCAACCTTGTCGAATCAATCAACCAGATGGTGTTCAGTGGCAAGCTCCCGTTGGTGGTGGAGGCTCGTGATCTTTCGACCGACGACACGCGAATCGATCTGCCGCTCAAGAAAGACGCCGATCCGGACAAAGTCCTCGCGTTCCTCTACAAGAACACAAAGTTCCAGGTCAACTTTGGCGTCAACCTGACCTGCCTGGTGCCGACCGAAAATCCGGAAGTCGGTGCTCCGGCTCGACTTGGGCTGAAGGAAATCCTCTGGTATTTCCTGCAATTCCGCCTCGACGTGATCACGAAACGGCTCGAGAACGAACTGGCCAAACTCGAAAAACGGCTGCACATTTTGCAGGGCTTTTTGACCGTCTTCGACGCTCTCGACGAGATCATCCGCATCATTCGTCGCTCCGATGGCAAAGCGGATGCGGCGAAAAAAATCATGAAGCGTTTCCCGGTCGGCAAAGGAAAAGACGGGCTCGACGAAGATCAAACGGAAGCCATTCTGGAGCTGAAACTCTATCGCCTGGCGAAACTTGAGATCAACCTGATCCAGGACGAATTCAACGAAAAGCAAAAACGTGCTCGGCAGATTCGCAAGCTACTCAAGGAGAACACTGACGACACGAATTCTTCTGGGCGCTGGAAGATTGTTCGCGAAGAGATCCAGACCATCCTGACGGAGTACTGCAAGGACAAGACCGCCAAGCGACGTACGGTGATCGAAGCAGCAGAAGCCCAGGTCGAGTACAGCGAAGAAGATTTTATCGTTGCAGAAGACTGTCACATCCTGATCACCAAAGACGGATGGGTCAAACGTCAAAAACAAATCGCCGACCCCTCCAAGAGCCGCGTTCGCGGTGGCGACAGCGTGTTGGCGGTCGTCGCAGGATCGACTCGAGCGACGATCGGCTTTTTTAGCTCGATGGGGTTCTGTTACACGGCGCGGATGATCGACATTCCGGCTTCCACCGGTTTTGGTGATCCGATTCAGAAGCTTTTCAAACTCAAAGACGGCGAGAAGATCATTTCGGCGCTTTCGTTTGATACGCGAGTCATCGGCGACATTAAGGAAGATCCGAAAGATGTCTATCTGCCGGAAGTCCACGGCTTGGCCGCGTCAAGCGACGGTTACGCGCTGCGATTCAGCCTGCAGCCTCATTCGGAGGCTTCGACAAAAAGCGGGCGCCGATTTGCACGCGTCAAAACGGGCGCTGAACTGGTCGGCGTTTATGCGATTACTGCCGACGAGACGATTCTGGCGATCACTGCCAACTGCCGTGCGATGGTTTGCCCTTCCGAAGAGATCAACTTCCTCTCTGGTCCCGGACGTGGCGTGATGCTGATCAAAGTCGGCAAGGGCGACAAGTTGCTCGGCTTCAAGCCTTCTACCGGCGACCGTGATTTGCTGGTTGTGGAAACCAACCGCGGTGCACAAAAGACCATTTCCACCACCAAATACCGCACGACCTCGCGCGGCGGCAAAGGAAATGAGATCCAGAAGAACGGCAAGATTGCGAAGATTGTTGAGCCTCCGGTCGAGGCTCCACCGGAGTTGAAACCATTGAAAAAGTAG
- a CDS encoding SPFH domain-containing protein, protein MLGFRYLKTTPTTHVMQYKNGKLVRQGAGLSFFYFMPSSVVVQIPLASVGIPFVFNETTSDFQEATIQGDITYRVVDPEKLAAMLDHSVDYRGRYGSDDPSKLSERIIHAAQISAREFTQRNPLGELLTKSDELVATCESALKEAPAVAMLGVEIIGMSILSIGATPEMTKALQAEAREKLLQQADEAVHIRRNKAIELEREIKENELQTEIKVEEKKREVREMQLRADIAVEQQRTELVDQRVQNERKEAEARADGLRAILEPMKDVDWKTLLAASPGGINSQEMIAMAFRDLADNADKIGTLNMSPDLLNTLLQSNENEPEPPKPRPRRNRE, encoded by the coding sequence ATGCTAGGGTTTCGCTATCTCAAAACGACGCCGACGACTCACGTCATGCAATACAAGAACGGCAAACTCGTTCGCCAGGGTGCAGGCCTTTCGTTTTTCTACTTCATGCCATCGAGTGTCGTGGTGCAAATCCCGCTCGCCAGCGTGGGCATTCCCTTTGTCTTCAACGAAACAACATCGGATTTCCAGGAAGCCACCATCCAGGGCGACATCACCTATCGCGTCGTCGATCCGGAAAAGCTCGCTGCGATGCTGGACCACAGCGTCGACTATCGCGGTCGATACGGCAGCGACGACCCTTCGAAGCTTAGCGAGCGAATCATCCACGCGGCTCAGATTTCTGCTCGCGAATTCACACAGCGAAACCCGCTCGGCGAACTTCTGACCAAAAGCGATGAACTGGTGGCGACTTGCGAGTCTGCTCTTAAAGAAGCGCCGGCAGTTGCGATGTTGGGAGTTGAGATTATCGGCATGTCCATCCTGTCGATCGGTGCAACGCCGGAAATGACAAAAGCCCTTCAAGCCGAAGCTCGCGAGAAGCTTTTGCAGCAGGCTGACGAAGCCGTTCACATACGCCGCAACAAAGCGATCGAACTGGAACGTGAGATCAAGGAGAACGAACTGCAGACCGAAATCAAGGTCGAAGAGAAGAAGCGTGAAGTTCGCGAAATGCAACTGCGAGCCGACATCGCTGTCGAGCAGCAGCGTACCGAACTGGTTGACCAGCGAGTCCAGAACGAACGCAAAGAGGCTGAAGCTCGTGCCGACGGATTGCGGGCGATTCTGGAACCAATGAAAGACGTCGATTGGAAAACGCTGCTCGCGGCGTCTCCTGGCGGCATTAACTCTCAGGAAATGATCGCGATGGCGTTTCGAGATCTGGCCGACAACGCCGACAAAATCGGAACGCTCAACATGTCTCCAGATTTGCTCAACACGCTGCTTCAATCGAACGAAAATGAGCCTGAGCCACCGAAGCCACGTCCGCGCCGAAATCGCGAATAG